A window of Streptomyces sp. NBC_01241 genomic DNA:
CTCGATGGACTCGGTCACGGTGCCCACCGCCGTACAGGGGCAGCAGCGGCGGGTGCCGGAGGGGCGGCGCCCGCCGTGGGTGCGCCGGTCTTCGACTGCCGTTCGGCCAGCGCGTTGACGGCGAAGAGGGCCTGGCCGTGGATCGCCCACTGGTCCAGGTAGTGCCATGCTTCCGCGTAGCTCTCGGCGAGCGGTTCCTCGTACGCCGCCGTGCCGGGCCGGGCGCTCTCGGGCAGCGCGGCGCGTACGGTAAGCCAGTCGTCGTGGACGGCGTACAGGCATTCCGTGGCCTCATGCAGTTCCCGTACCTGCCAGGCGAAGCGCCGCGTACGGTCGGATACCGACAGCTGGGCGAGCTGCTGTTCGGCGACATGCACCAGTTCGTCGGCGTGGTAGTAGACGCGGCCGAAAGCGGCCAGGGTGTGGGCGTCGCGTTGCTGCTGGCGCAGGCCGTATGCGTCCTCGTCGTGGGGCTGGAACGTTTCGGGGTCGGAGTGCCGGGCGGAGTAGTGGTCCCAGGCAGTGAGGATCTGCCGGCTGTGCCGCAGGTAGAGCGCGAGCTGGCTCAGGTAGAGCCGGTGCTCCTGGCTCCCGGGTTTGAGTGAGATCGTCAAGAAGGGCCTTCGGGCGTGCGGTTGTGGTCGGGGCGGGTGCGGAGCGGTTGGGGCCGCTCCGCACCGTTCAGCGGCTTCGGGCCGCGGGCGCGGTCGCCTCGGCGCCGGGCGCCGAGGCCGGACGTGTGGTGGGTGCGGAAGTGCGGCGGGTCTTGCGGGCGGCGGTCCGGATGGCCTTCAGCCGCGCGTCGTGGGCGGCAGCGAGCTGATCACCCTGGGCTCCGCGTTCCACCTGCGTGACCAGGTGGGAGTGGGGGACGTCGTAGTGGCCACGGGAGACGGGGGCCGGATCGGTGAGGGCGGCGGCGAAGCCTGCGAGCAGGTGGCGAGGGTGCGGTCGTCGAAGTACGCGTGCCACAGCCGGTTGTGGCCGCCGAGCCCGGTGGGCAGTGCGACTTCGGCAGTCCAGGCGAAGTGGTCGCTGGTCAGCGTGGCCGACCGCTCCATGGTGGTGATGCCGTCCGGGTGACGTGCGTGTTCGTTGCCTCGTTCGTCGCGTTCGTAGGTCCAGCCGGCCGCCTGCAGCACGGGCCAGATGTCCGGCTCGGTGTCGGGCGGGGGGGCGCAGGAGCGCGTCGGTGAATCCGGCGATGATCTCGGCGGGCGTGTTGCCGCCGAAGGACGCGTACCATCCGCCCCACTGCGTCGAGGAAATGCGCCACCAGGAGCCGTACGTCTCCGGTGTGGGTTCCAGGACCAGTGTGTGCCGGTAGTCGGGGCTGGCGAGAACGACGTGGGGGAAGTCGGGGTCGCCGAAGTTCTTCCATCCGCCGGCTCGTAGCGCCTGAGTGACATAGCGCGGGTCGCCGGGTCCGGCGAGGTGGCGGGGTGTGGTGTCGAACCAGATTCGGGACCAGGGGTCGTCGGCCTTGCTGGCGATGTAGGGACGCGTCACGTGGCCGGCGGCGGTCCGGCTGCCTCGAACGTGCAGCCGCGCAGGCGCTGCACGTCCCAGTGCAGGACATGCCAGTCGGTGGCCTCCTGGGCGGCCTCCCGGAGCCCGGTGATGATCAGGCGGATCTCGTCGGTCTCGGCGCTGGTCTGCTGGGCGATGAGGCGCGCGGCGCTGCGCAGGACATCGCCGAGCAGGATGGGCACGCCGGTGTCCTCGTCGAGGAGCCCGGCGAGAAGCGGAAGTACGTCGGATACCGGCGGATGGGTACGCAGGTACTCCTTGGCCTGGGCCAGGGTGGCGGTCGCCTGCGCGACCTGGTCGGCGCTGGGCACAGAGGGGTTGGGCATCAACGTCCTTCGTGAAGGGGGAGAGGAGGGCGTACGGGCGCGCCTGGTCAGCGGTGCTTCTTGTGGCGGGGCTGCCTCTGGGGAGGGGGCGGGGCCGGTGCTGACGGTGATGGATCGGGCGGGCCGGTACGCGGAGCGGCTTCGAGGCGCCGCAGATGCTGGCGACGGTGCTGTTCCGGGGTGACGACGCTCCGGTGGGAGTCGAGGTATCCGAACGTGAGGGCCGGGGTCTGGCCCTCGTCGCGCAGCAGCGGGCCGGGCTCGGTGAGCGCGGTGACGAATCCGGCGAGCGCGGCGGCCGGAGCGGTTTCGTCGATGGAGGCGTTCCAGATCCACCGATGCCGCCCGTCGGAGAGGGGGACGGAGACCTGGACGGTCCAGCGCCAGCGGGGTGTTTCCGAGATGGCGGAGACCCGGGACAGGAGGGCGGTTTCGTCCGGGGACAGGGCGGCCTGCTCTCTGCCTGCCAGCCGGGACCAGCCCCGGCTGGCAGGGAGGTGCCACAGGTCCGTGTCCGTGGCCGGGTGCGGGGCTGGGCTGTCGAGGGCGTCGGTGAACCCCGCGATCATCTCGACGGGCGTGTAGCCGCCGAACTGGGCGGACCACATGCGGTTCTCGGCCGGGTGGATCCGCCACCAGGCGCTGTGTGCGTCGGGTTGGGGCTCCAGCGTGAGGTGCAGGCGGTGGTCGGGGCTCTCCAGCAGGACGTGCGGGAAGCCGGGCACCGAGTGGTTGCTCCAGCCGGACGAGAGTAGGTGCTCGGTCACATGCCGGGGATCGCCCCCGCCGGCCAGGTGCCGCGGCGAGACCTCGTCCAGCCAGCGGACGGTGTTGACGCGATGCAGGATGGGGCCGTTGGCGCGGGAGTAGAAGCGTTCGTGGCTCACCGCGTCCGTCCGGCCTTGGCGTACGGGCGTGCTCCGGGGCCTTGAGGGCGCGCCTTGTTGGTGGCGAAAGCGTTGCTGGCCCAGGTGGCGGCGCGGGCCGCGGTGATCCGGGCCTGTTGCCAGGCGCTGAGCTGCGAGGGCAGCACGGACACGGAGGTGGTGCGGATCTTCTGGGAGGGCGGCACGTGGCCTAGGGGCCGCATCACCGGCTGCGGATCGGCGAGTGCGGTGCTGAACGCCTGTACGAGATGCATCGGTGTGGTCGGCGTGAACACGGCCTCCCACACCCGGCCGTGTTCATTGCGGGCGCCCGCCCACCAGTGCGCCTGTCCGGGAGCGGACTGGTGAAAGCGGACGAACGCATCTCCGTCGGGGCTGCGCGCGGTGAAGTGCTGTCCTCGGTCGGCTTCCCAGCCCTGTTGCTGGAGGGGTTCCCACACGTTGGGGG
This region includes:
- a CDS encoding DUF317 domain-containing protein, with translation MKKNQQWAGWGPTSQQPQQHYLVEPRHLAGGGDVRYVTEFLRASGWKDRSKNGGPAVFDSPDKSVRIGYDPFTQPGGWTISGKQTATQEAWHATLGRQVPVEIVAGVTDALTRPRSAHAPNVWEPLQQQGWEADRGQHFTARSPDGDAFVRFHQSAPGQAHWWAGARNEHGRVWEAVFTPTTPMHLVQAFSTALADPQPVMRPLGHVPPSQKIRTTSVSVLPSQLSAWQQARITAARAATWASNAFATNKARPQGPGARPYAKAGRTR
- a CDS encoding DUF317 domain-containing protein, which gives rise to MSHERFYSRANGPILHRVNTVRWLDEVSPRHLAGGGDPRHVTEHLLSSGWSNHSVPGFPHVLLESPDHRLHLTLEPQPDAHSAWWRIHPAENRMWSAQFGGYTPVEMIAGFTDALDSPAPHPATDTDLWHLPASRGWSRLAGREQAALSPDETALLSRVSAISETPRWRWTVQVSVPLSDGRHRWIWNASIDETAPAAALAGFVTALTEPGPLLRDEGQTPALTFGYLDSHRSVVTPEQHRRQHLRRLEAAPRTGPPDPSPSAPAPPPPQRQPRHKKHR